GACACATTCCAAAGAGaattaggctggagggtgtggttgGAGCTCCCTGGGGGCTTTATCAGGCCACGTCAGCGCCACCTAGGATCCACCTCAGCCATGGAGCCCACTTTAATTTGCATGGTGTGGATGaataaaaaaaattcattggTTTAAATCAATTGGGCCCCTCCTATAGCGCCCCTTATCAATTTTTACCATGATGAACCCCTCCTATAGCGCCCCAGAGCGCTTATAGATGATGAGTTGGAAGGGGTGACGCCCCCACACCCTCTAGCCTTACGCtctgttcccgagttaacttacgagggataagaaaagaaagcaaaCGTGAGAAAGGAAATGatgagaaaggaaaaaaaaaagatgacTTTCCCACCGCTTCCTCCCAaatcggaaggaaagaaaaattaaagaatttagcctagttttcctgtcatttcctttctttttcttccttaaatgaaactcgggaacacgacatgttttattttcctttcttttccttccttaaatgaaactctggaacacaaaatatttttactttctttcTGTTTTTTTTCCTTTCCTTCCGTTAATAAACTTTACTCTTGTCTTCAAATAAACTTGTTGGACTATTGTCTCTAAACAACCTTGTTGGACTATAAATAGAAAGaaagataaataatgtttttTAATCAAAAATAAACTGGGCCAGGCTCAAAGGATATATGATGGAagattttaaatattaaatataaaacccatcaattttaaaataaaaaaaataccgtctgcaaaaacttgtaatttttatttatttgtttcaatAGCGTACGTGAATACAAGTTTCTTATCCAGTTTTATGCATACAAGTGAGGTAGGTAATAATGAGGAGAGTATGGCTACAATTACCGGTCACTTGGCTTCCTTTTCCCTCTGGTCTTCTTCCTCTCCCAAATTTCCTAATTCTTCTCGCTTCTCCTGCTCCGCCTCAAAATCGCCACTGCAGCACGGTAACCGGATGGCATATATGGATTTCCCCTACGTCTCACCTTCACACAAAGACCTTATGGTAGATCTAGCATCCACCCTCGATACTCGCCTCAGTTCGTTCCTTAATCCTTGCAATCTTCCGCCAGATGTTCAGTCTTATCAGAATGATACCGGAACTGCTCATGCTGCTCTCCATCTCCGATCCGGCCTCCACTCCTCTCCGGTACTCATTTGATTTAATTTATTCTGCGTATGTTAATTTATGCTTTCATGCAATTGGAGTTGTTTTTAACCATAATTCGTAATTCATGCTTGAAATTTGCATTCTAAACCCTAATTTTAAGTGAACCTTATATGATTGGAGCTTTTTACTTTATTAGACCATTAGTtatatctatctatatctatataagACAACAATACAATACAACATTCAATCTAATACAAATTCTCTGATTTAGGTGAGCTAAAGTCAAATTTAACTGGCTTATTGATTTAAAGTATGCACCAGTTAGATTTTGTTATAACTAAGGAAGTTCAATTCTGTATTTGAACAACTTGAGGTTAGAATTAGATCAAGATAGTGAATCCGGTGGAAGTCGGTGACCAGGTTCATGAGAAAATCATAGAATCTGTAGGCTGTAACGGAAACGGAGTTTTAACCGGCTCATTAGAGTATGTAAGGTCCAATACTAAAGGCTTATGCATCAATAGGTTATTTACTGGTTTGGGTAGTGTTATTGTGAATTCCTGTCGGAATAGTTAACGATACAGGAATTGCTGGGTGGAAATCAGATATATGGTGATTCTTTAAGGATAAAGGGATTGTGTTTAGTGTGTGTGATCAAAAGAAACAGGAGATACACTGTGAATAGGATAGGAAATAAAGGATTATTTCTTGGTATTGATCATTGTTCCAGATCATCGTTTTTATATGCAGACATGAGACAGTTATTTGGTGCCAAGTTTAACCGACACACCCATTGGGACACATTGGTTCAATCATAACTGCCTACGTAACTGTTAACTAATCCTACACAATACATAAGTTAAGCGTACACTAATGTTACGTATGATAATTacacaataataataaataagtCGAAGTTTATATTGTCTAACAGGAATTTGGTTATATCATAAATCCATGTAACTTTGAATCAAGTTCGTAGATATACGTGGAATCAGGACCAGTTAAAAAAGTCTCTTTACATATACAACTAGTGAATCAAAGTAAAATTCAGTAAATCAACGCCTTCTCCTGATTAAAAAAACCCGAGCATTCACAATAGCTTCTTCATTTCACCCTCCATCTCAAAATTATTGAGAGAAAAAATTGAGTTTTCATTCATTTAACATCTACATCAGGTTCTCTATTTTATTCTTTATCTCAAAAATATATAGCAGAGAGTAAATTCAATCTCTATATTTGATATGTTACTATTCATCTCTAAATTAAAGGCTGTATTGCTGTGAGTGTATAAAACCGAGAAAAAAAAATAAGTGTTTGTGAGTAAGATGGAGATAAAAATGAAGAACGAGATGTGGGGAGTTATGGCCTATGGGAAGATAAACAAAATTTTGagaaaaaatgtgatttttagcTAAATTATATAGAGTAATATAGAGGTGctgatgtgaatgctcttagaccAGTTTATCAATCTGATACTCGTCTATGTATTtaaaataactttgttttgacATAAAAATGAGCTGTATGCTCATCACTAAATACTCCACCTGATATTTTCTTGTTGTACTTATACAAAGGACTTGATCCAAACAACTCCATTCTAATTGAATCATCACATAGCATCTGGTTCTCTTTTTTCAGCATTCCGAAAGAATCTAAGAAGTTGTGTTTGTATATGCAGGACCAAAGAAAAACAAAACACTCCCTTGGTTCCAGAACCTAATGTTTCTGCATTTGGATGCAAGAATAAAAGCATTAGTGTACTTAAACCATTTACAATTTGTTGGTACTAAATCATATCAGGAACTATAATCATATACACATAATAATAGCAACATACACTATTGTTGCTAGATTCTTTCATAGGGTGAGCAGAAAACTGAAGTAACTGCATAAATAACTGAGGAAACTGAACCGATATAACCAAAATCAATTAAAAATGGTGGGTTGGTTTATAATCTGTGATACAACCAAGTTAATAGGTTTGGATATGGTTTTAGGTAAAGCAAAGAAAAACATAACTGGTGATAACCTAACCGCCCCACTTTCAAACACACGGAACCAATAACCGGATTAGAAGAACGGTACTGTAACGTAACCGATCGGTCAAGGTTTCCATTTAGCCATTATTCTGGTTATGGTTTCAGTTTAAGGTCATGACCGAACTCACCGCTATTTTCTTATAATATGTTATGAGCATCGTAGGTTCTCTTTATATGAACAAAAGAAAAAGACTAAAAAATAGATAATTTAGGGTCAAATGTTACCTATTAACCTGAATTGCTGAGTGTAGTGTGTGTTTGAAGTGGCCTGAACCAACAATGTCCAACTTTCATATAGTCTACTTTAATTTGGCTGTGGGTTGGATACATTCAAGAAATTGCTTGTTTATATATTTTGTCAAACATTTATAAAAGTTCATCACTGAATTTGACAGATTGATTTTATGCTTGGAAGTTGGCTACATTGCGCGTTACCAACAGGGGGGGCCTTGAACATCACCAGCCTGTCAGCCTATCTAAACTCATCAACCGACGCACCCAATTTCTTAATTGAGCTGATCCAAAGCAGCCCAACATCTATGGTTCTGATTCTTGATTTGCCTCCAAGAGTGGACCTTGTACTTAACCCTGATTACCTCAAAACATTTTACCAAGACACTCAACTAGACCAACACAGACAACATCTTGACAAGCTCTCGGAGGTAAAACCGTACTTCTCATCATCACTTTACATTCGTGCAGTTGTTTCTCCGACTGCGATCCTGGTGCGTATTGAAACAGAACGGCTCGAGGAAATGATTGAAACTCATGTTGGCCCGATTGCAAAAGAAGTGTTGAAAACTTGGTTGGATGTTTGTGCTTTTGGGGAAAGGGTTGTTGGTGAAAGTGAGAGGGATTGGTTGAGAAAACGAGATGATATGAGTAAAAGCAAGACGATTGAAATAGATCTGGGTTCGAACTTGCCGAGGTTATTCGGGCAAGAAACTGCTAACCGGGTACTAGAAGCTCTAAAGGAGGTTTTCTAAAGTTATACAGGTTTGTATTGTATGTATTGAACCTCGTACAAAATGTGTTTGGTCACGCGTTTGTTTGCGCATCACACACAATCAAACACTGATTATCGGCAAAGTAATAGTTGCAAGTTTATTCATCAATCAACAACTATGTATATATAGCCGGAAAGTACACCGGAAAGGAGAAACAAAACGAAACTTGTTGCACTTATGCTTCCCATGATCGATCGAAGTATCAAGTATCGAACCACTGGTTTTCCATGATTAAAAAAAGTTGTATAACAGATTGTATAATGTGAATTGCAAGAACGAGAGATCAAACAAACTTGAGATTATGTGTTCGAATGAACACAGAACCAACCATAAGTCATAATGGGCTTTGGTTCACAACCAGTCTGTACAAACGTAATTACAAATGTCTTGACCCAACACAAATACCATATGTTTATAGGTGTTCTTTGATCCTTAAATAAACAGATAACACAGGCCCAAAGGCGTATAATACCAATGGGGCGGGGCCGcaacaactaaacaaataaaacAGGCCCAAAGGCAACAAAATTTCTTTTAAGCGATAGTCCCTTAACTTTTGtttatttaaaatataactaCAATTTTCCCCTTCATTTTAAACCAACTATATTTACAATTTTTAAACTTTCATTACCTTTTTTTATACCATAAGACTTATAAAAAAGTTATTATATCATAATAACGAGACTTTTATTCTCTTTATTTTGAGTACAGCATTGCTATAGTTTTTTTatgtatttaaaaaatatatatcttacgTAATTAACACCGTCTAGAGGTGAACAATAACAGAACCGTTAACGGAAATTAATCAAACCGAACTATTcgcattttcatatatttctatcttttatacatccatttcatgttttatacctcCATATCAAAATTTCAGCCTACGTTTGGTTTTAATTATTAACCGAAATTAGTTGAACCGAACTGAAAACCGAAAATTTAACCAAATAAACTGAACCTATTAACCGAAATtggttaattaaataaatagACCGATGACTCGGGTTTCGGTTAAGGCTAATAACCGAACCGTACACAACCATAGTGGTGTCTATGCTCTCCGCTGCATCACGCGAGCACCATTCTAGTATACGCCAATATACGTGGGTATTATACCAGAGCTATACATTCGTACACTGCATTTATATGTATGTATACTAAATCTATACGCTCAAATACCAAATAGGGGgaaagatccactaaaaagtggattttgcctaaaTAGCCTAAGAAAGTTTGTGATGATTACATGTGGcactcctaataagtaggaatgaaggacatcttggtccttataaatatgagtgaaaatgacatgtgacaccctttttgttttttaacaatacaacaaaaaatctagtacaaaaaaatctagcacaaaaaatctagtacaaaaaaatatagcacaaaaaatgtagcacaaaaaaatatagcacaaaaaaattctagtacaaaaaatatagcacggaaaaattcagcaaaaaaaattgtagcacaaaaaattgagaaaaaaaatttaagaaaaaaaaattcagcacaaaaatattgtacaaaaatctagcacaaaaaatgttatctaacatagaaatacaatacattttagtgggtttttttagtcttcatattttatatagcaatatggtactcaaattaaaaataaaaagacgttcgattttacggtgaaatttttatgaaaaaatagtGTCGTATAAAAGGTTATAAACATTTAAAAAATGGGGGTGGAATATGCATGCGTCGTGCATGTAGAGAGAGAAAATCCATAAATAAGATTTTTCCGAGGTACCCTTGCACTCCTCTTTTCTCCTAtactttcatcttaaccattgaaTTGAAAAATAAATCGTTAAGATTTCTTCTCATTCTAgttaggcaaaataaactttttatttgatgtTACCCTACCAAATAGAATAAGTAATATGATGACCAAATAGAATAGAATAACTATTATGACAAAACATATGTGCATTGAGGTGAAAAACATTTTCTAGAGGGCATgcttatctatactatatataatatacatatcaaaggacttcttaaggtcATTGAAATTTCCTTAAAACACCTCTAAAGTATGATGTACAAGTCTTTTAAGCATCAAAAAAATCCATTTCCACTTATACCCTTCAACTAAAAAAACACGGATACATCAGGGTTTCACTCTCatttcaaaacatttcaaaatgcCCGCTTCCCTGCTCCTCTCTCTGTGGCGATTCCAGATCTAGATCTGGATCTAGGGTTTTTCTCCATCACGTTTCTACTACTCCAATTCCTCATGGAAATCATACAGTCCTCTCAAAATCAAACCCAAGTCTAGGTTTTGAACTTCACGGAGTAAGTGCTTTTCTAGATTTTGTCCAAATTCATTGGAATTTTATATTGTAGATCTAGGTTTCAAACTTTTGATATGAACCGATTTCGTTGAGCTAATTATTGTTTGGATCTGTAAATATGAAATCCGTACCATTTGTTTTGTTACAGGAGTTGAAGATGATGCTAGCTGTTGTTTTAATTGGTGGTGGTTAGCAACGATAGAGATGGTGGTAGTCTGCGGCTTGTGGTGGTAATGGTTAGCGTCAACAGATTCTGGTGACCCAACCTAAGGTTTAGAGTTTCGACCAGATTCTGGTAGCCCTATCTAGGGTTCTGACCATAACCCTAATCCGGTGAAAGTTGTAGATCTGGTCAGTAAGGGAATGACAACGAATTTCGTGTTGTGTGGTACTGTATCTCTCATTTCaccatttttaaaattttttaagtTATAGCAAAAGATGAGGTTTTAATTTGTTATTATATGATTGTGGATCTTGGTTGTTGTTTGAAGATTTATAGTGTACATGTAGTCATGTAGAGTTTTGATGTAACATGCTGGTTGATTTGTAATAAAATGTATGTTGTTTTTATGATAATCTTGACAGGTCTTTTGTGTAATTTATTTTTCTGTGAGTTCATATGTATTAATATTAGTTTGTTATACAATTATGAGTTTGCTTGTTGTTTGAAGATATTTAAAGTGTACATGTATAGTCTGATTTGTAATAAAATGTATCCTGTTTTATGGTGACTAAGCGGATGatggtttttgtttgttttagttGACACAATGGTAAGGAAGAGGAGAACTGAAGGTCCCAGTGGTGGTGAAAGCTCTGGGCTCCAGGAAGGAAGTGGTGCTCAAAGACAACCAGCACATCAGCAACAACATCAGCAGTAGCAGCAGCAAGGTGGCTATCAGGGAAGAGGCCAGGGTGGTGGTTATCAAGGACGAGGGCAGCAGGGTGGTTACCAAGGCGGACACGGTGGCTACCAAGGTGGACAGCCTCAAGGAGGAAGAGGTTGGGCACAAAGGGGTGGACACGGTGGTCGAGGTGGCGGTGATCCACAACAGTATGCTCCAAGAGGAACTGCGCCACCTCAGCAATGTGGTGGGCCTGGACCTCAGTATTCTGGTGGACCTTCTAGGACGCCCGTTCCCGAGATGTACCAAGCAACACAAGCTCCGCAACAGCCTGTGTCGACATTGCAGCCAGCGACACCTGGAACACCAGTTGAAGTGCATGCCAAGTCATCATCCACTAAGCAGATGGTGGATGAGTCAGCGGATCAGTTGCAGCAGCTATCAGTGAACCCAGCCAGTCTGTCGCACCTGCCTCCAGCAAATCATTGAGGTTTCCTTTGCGTCCGGGAAAAGGTCGCATCGGAGAAAGTTGCATTGTCAAAGCTAACCACTTTTTCGCTGAGCTGCCTGATAAGGATCTACACCAATACGATGTAAGCTCTTGTCTTTGGTTCTTTGTTATTGCAAGTTTTATTGCTGTATTATAAGTTGTGCTCATTATTTTGAGTTGTATAGGTGACAATCAATCCTGAAATGACATCACATGGTGTGAACTGAGCCGTAATGGAAAGTAAATTTTAATAAAAGCTATTGAGAACATTTGTGTTGCTGTTAATAGGTACGATTTAGTCTAAGGGAAAGTAAATTTTTTAAACTGTGTTTCTTTAAGGGAAAGTAATTAATTTTTGTTTATTAacttacatgttttttttttcagtattATTTTGAAAACAGGTATGATCTGGTTAAGTTCATTAACCTAATTAAGGAAGCTGGGCTGTATGTTCATCTCAGAATAGGCCCATATGTTTGTGCTGAATGGAACTTTGGGTATTATTTATAGAACTTCATGAATTCTTTGcagatttatttattaaaaaaacccCTAAATTATCATTTTTGCCATTGTGTTTACAGGAGATTTCATGTGTGGTTGAAATATATGCCAGGAATTAGTTTTAGAACAGATAACGCTCCTTTCAAGGTCTCATTCTCAAATTgcaataaaaatataaaattgttTATGTTTTTCCAAATTATATGTTATGTTGATTTATTTTATCCATTTTAGGCTGCACTGGAAAAAATTCACAAGGCACATAGCGAAAAAGAGTTCTTGCAATGGAAAGATTGTTGGTGCACAACATTTTGCAGCTGCTGCAACGGCTGCTGGTGCGTTTAATCCTGAAGTTGATTTTGATTCTCCTCTTGATGGTGTTAGGTTCTTGTcgtgttttcgggtcgtgtcCGAAATTAACACCCATACTGGACACATGAGGTAGTCGTTAAAGAAGGCATTGTTGCAAGTACATGATTGAGATTGTGATCCTATTTTGCAAGGTTTCGATGTAAATCAAGTTATATTTGATGTACGTTGCAATGTCTTCTGTTTTTGTAATGGACCATCTCTTGTCCAAGCGAAGAAGGATATTTTTTTTCCGAACAAGCGTTGGTTCTACTTGTATGGCAATCTCCTGATC
Above is a window of Helianthus annuus cultivar XRQ/B chromosome 14, HanXRQr2.0-SUNRISE, whole genome shotgun sequence DNA encoding:
- the LOC110909121 gene encoding red chlorophyll catabolite reductase, chloroplastic — encoded protein: MATITGHLASFSLWSSSSPKFPNSSRFSCSASKSPLQHGNRMAYMDFPYVSPSHKDLMVDLASTLDTRLSSFLNPCNLPPDVQSYQNDTGTAHAALHLRSGLHSSPIDFMLGSWLHCALPTGGALNITSLSAYLNSSTDAPNFLIELIQSSPTSMVLILDLPPRVDLVLNPDYLKTFYQDTQLDQHRQHLDKLSEVKPYFSSSLYIRAVVSPTAILVRIETERLEEMIETHVGPIAKEVLKTWLDVCAFGERVVGESERDWLRKRDDMSKSKTIEIDLGSNLPRLFGQETANRVLEALKEVF